Proteins from a genomic interval of Liolophura sinensis isolate JHLJ2023 chromosome 3, CUHK_Ljap_v2, whole genome shotgun sequence:
- the LOC135463772 gene encoding uncharacterized protein LOC135463772 isoform X2: MGVSLERVQFKFASIIGELCSEPLVLSQFAVWLDLRLAEYKSKGSISLDCCGMLPEPDWLKGLKPPTIPSEPVAPGDQALSGDLGDSFFSLAKETNSQDFTSLRHSFSSHKSQRHFPNHQIEPQSSPAVYRHAESAQSETNMSPDVVVVPEEDDIPTVVNSSHAQQSYFTSKNSTVSSHSEPSLSHDSSPSRRAYHVSNFSHLRSTHRVAPYKFSAPNDSESRKRNSTERNIAAAVSSFQRWILEEPRNDKREITDISAPELDSYLAEFFSVMKKPSGEDYTRRSFSVYRYSLDRYLKEHKYPFSICKSEEFLKSQRSFHRRKLSLPEMATDQYRINTAQLPPSYLLPLDKPSAANISSFPAGTSYGSNAMYIPENPPEQSDDFDVVEVMELNELREVERVTGYKQSATASTRTEKSGEERMGWHTEPKTIQTGPVENPGTMEEYPEQKSIKNLSLETIAKEGQQSDASRDFFDEKETKFNPNSNSGSEGE, from the exons aTTGCTGTGGAATGCTCCCTGAGCCTGATTGGTTGAAAGGGTTAAAACCACCCACAATACCTTCTGAACCAGTGGCCCCTGGGGATCAAGCTTTGAGTGGAGACCTGGGGGACAGCTTCTTTTCTCTGGCAAAGGAAACCAACTCACAAGATTTTACCAGCCTGAGACATTCCTTCTCTTCACACAAATCTCAAAGACATTTCCCGAATCATCAGATCGAGCCTCAGTCATCTCCAGCCGTGTATCGACATGCAGAGAGTGCACAATCGGAGACCAATATGTCGccagatgttgttgttgtaccagAAGAGGATGATATCCCCACGGTTGTCAACTCCAGTCATGCCCAACAATCATATTTTACTTCCAAAAATTCTACAGTCTCTTCCCATtcag AACCATCTCTGTCACACGACTCATCACCGTCTAGGAGAGCTTATCACGTGTCCAACTTTTCTCACTTGAGATCCACTCACCGAGTTGCCCCGTATAAATTTAGCGCACCCAACGACAGCGAGAGTAGGAAGagaaattccactgaaagaaaCATTGCCGCAGCGGTAAGCAGCTTTCAGAGGTGGATCCTCGAAGAACCGCGCAACGACAAAAGGGAAATAACTGATATCTCCGCCCCGGAACTGGATTCGTATTTGGCGGAATTTTTCTCTGTCATGAAGAAGCCGTCTGGTGAAGACTACACACGGCGTTCCTTCAGTGTCTATCGTTATAGCTTGGACAGATATTTGAAAGAACACAAGTATCCCTTCTCCATTTGCAAGTCTGAGGAGTTTTTGAAGAGCCAAAGGTCTTTCCATCGACGGAAACTGTCCCTGCCAGAAATGGCAACGGATCAGTATCGTATCAATACCGCCCAGCTTCCTCCTTCCTATTTGCTTCCATTAGACAAACCCAGTGCCGCTAACATCAGTTCTTTCCCAGCGGGAACCAGCTATGGTTCCAACGCAATGTATATTCCAGAGAACCCACCTGAACAGTCTGACGATTTTGATGTTGTAGAAGTTATGGAGTTAAATGAGCTTCGAGAAGTCGAGAGGGTAACAGGGTATAAACAGAGTGCTACAGCATCAACAAGAACTGAAAAGTCGGGAGAAGAAAGGATGGGATGGCATACAGAACCAAAGACAATACAAACAGGGCCTGTTGAAAATCCCGGCACAATGGAGGAATATCCAGAGCAGAAATCCATCAAAAACCTCTCTTTAGAAACCATAGCGAAGGAAGGCCAACAGTCTGACGCTTCCAGAGATTTTTTTGATGAGAAAGAAACGAAATTCAATCCTAACTCAAACAGTGGTTCTGAAGGTGAATGA